attgtaaaaaaatacagctgagattcagaaataattacaaaatcaaacgaaaaagttttaatgacTGATAACCTTTTCAAAAACACacaatatttagttataatacCTCCTGAGtatatttttaggtttgaATCTGATGACCATTTCACAGATCAGTGAGTTTTGTCACTTATTACAGTCCCTAATGATTAATGCATATCATGCCCCTTATATTCCTTGATCACTGAACCGTataggaataaaatatatgtatccTTTTGTATAAATCTAATACGGAACTTCATAATACTAATTGTTTAGGaatggtaaaaaaaaagtaaatgaaaaaaacgCAATGCTTCAAAGTAAATAACTTAATCGTTTCAAATGCGCTTCAGGTCAAACGCCATTAGACTTATGCCCAGACCCGCATCTACGTAAAACGCTGACATCATACAGAAAGGGAGGCCCAACCGATGATACCCCCGAGACCGAGACTCGCTCCTTCAGTCCTCCCGTAGCCAGCACTTCTGCAGAGGCCCCAACACCCGCTCCCGAGGCCCCAGTCAAAACTGAAACGGACGAAGAATGTCTAGTATGTTCAGATGCAAAACGGGACACGCTTTTCAGACCTTGCGGTCATATATGCTGTTGCAATGTTTGCGCTGCGCGGGTgagtttttgaaatttatattattatgtgaaaaatcgtttatttacttacctaAATAGAATAAGAATCTAATGGtatcaatgttaatttatttatttagacctAACggtttatgatattattttgtttgtttatatatttattatagttaatttgtttataaatccAAAAAAGTAtccttaagtttttattaaatattttcaaagacACAATCAAGAATCATAGAAAAATCAATATCTGCTATATACAATGGGCAGTGTTGACCAAGTGGctgacctcagagatgagagtcgtaGGTTCTTTTCTGTCTatatgtgcatttaacactcactcttacggtgaaggaaaacatcgtaggTAACCAGCATGTCACAGACCTAAAAGGTACGGCATGTATTAGGCACAGACTGGTCATGCTTTTAACAAAAGCAAACACGACACAAACAGAAATCTCAAGTCCAGATCTAAAAGGCTgtgccaatattttttttaattcaacaaattcttattttattttattaaagtattcctacagctactcattaaacaatattcaaataattattttatacacaaaagccaaaatggaatacacatttaaacataaacataaatcacagttttacaaattcatactaaattataaattctaagattgatttattgatagataatatatatttaatataaaggaacaaacaaagcaattattagtagagatttttaaatattttcttaagaattttttagtaaCATTAAACATATCGATtagctggtaatttatgttgtaatctataggtatacgatacataaccgagtttcgtaaatagttaaaaataaagtcatatcttgaaattaaaacatatatattgcaATTTGTACGTAAATCTACGATACTTTCAGTAAGATAATGCCTGTGACATTACTATCGTTTGATTGATTTTGCACAAGAAAGGGGTGGCAAAGAGCCAAGCGACCCATTTAAGGCACGCAAACTCGCCTGCGAATATAATTTTCGACAAAGTGTGCTCAAAAAACGACATAAACGTAAATTATCATACAAAACTTACAAAAGAATAACTTATAAGTGACATTGATTTACTCACGGTatacataaatagaaatagcGTTATCGCTATGAATATATCTGATTCATGACTTTGTTATATTACTGGTTGAAAAAAACGATTAGTttccaattataatatatttataagaagtTATTTTCGAGTTATAGTAGTGTACTTTTTCTTAGGCTTCAAGGTTCTAGAACTAATTAgcatatgaaaaaatatattgtcatcTTAGAGAAACGTTAACGTGGTTCGtactagttatttttattataaccaattcgacttagggtccttcaagaaaagagcgtacaaattcttaaaaggccggcaacgcactcgcgagccctctagcatccaGAGTGTcaataggcggcggtatcacttaacatcagatgagcccgtttgccctctgttctataaaaataaaataaaaatacgtctAAAATTACACAATCTAacagaatgtatatataaataaatacaataattattttacatactagcttaaaataatgatgttCAGGTAAAGAAATGCATTGAATGTCGGGCTCCCGTTACGTCTCGTGCTCGCGTTGGCGAATGTATGGTGTGTTCTGAAGCACCCGCTACTGTGGTGTTCCGGCCTTGCGGTGACGTGTGCGCATGTGCATCGTGCGCACCACTGATGCGCAAATGCGTCAAATGCCGTACACCACTACAGCCTCACAATGTGCACAAAAATGAATGTATGTATCTAACGATTGTAGGTAAGACTTCGAAACTCTCAAAGCTGTCAAGTCTAACAATTGCATAATATCTAAATAGattcaatcattttttttttttatatttgcatcCATAAATCAGCTttggatgttttttttttctcgatcGCTACTGTTAAATAGTGCTTACGTTATCTATAAATTACCACAGTAACATCACTATGATTAGTTACTTTAATATGGCAATGccagattaaaaaaaagaaagacttttatactttataagcctttatcattaattttccCTACTTACGAGTTTACATTCccacattatattttactttaaattaaataaaatgccatgtaaacgtattttttatgaaactacggaaataagttttaaaacctttaaacttgtaattaataataataataaagtttatgcTACAAAAGGGTTTACTGGTGCATTGATTATTTTTCAGTAACAAAGGAGTGTACCAGCAATCTGGTGACTGCGGTGCCAAACAAGGGTCAGCCAGCGGTGTCCCCGGCTGGACCCCACGTGATGAATAACACACGACAAACTGGAGCGCCCTCTACCGCGGAAGTACAGAAATTGCAACAACAGTTGGAGGATATTAAGGAACAGGTAAatactcatttatttatttataccttaaaaataagaaagttACAGGCATAGAAATGGAATAGAAAAGGCATATAAAATAGCCTATATAATACAGACTTACTCACTTTGATTATCCTGGGTCGAGTTTTAACACATTTCAGCACATTCGTGGttacgtataaataaaatagcgaTTTGCCATAAACTATAGAAATTCCGTTccgtttcacaactgagcgttttagCCTCGCCACACCACGATGTGCTACccaagtatttccgaaccaaatcgacttataatttacattaaaaagcCAGCAAGGCACCCGCAAGCATTCTGGCATTGTGAGTATACACTAAATATACtggataatgtatgtattacttacgtagaatttttttattaattataaggatgtttctgtttggtttccgaataaataaataattttgattgattaatattgattttttttcatttacgcAAAGTTATTACATGTAGACAAAAATAAAGGCTCGCCGATCCGATAAAAATtgactttattataaatatagaattcgAAGTATTGCCCAAAAATGGTTCACtaactaaaattttacacTTTGACACTCTGAAGAAAtgtatgtcgcagccaactagcttaatcaGCCGTTCGACTTACAGCCTAGCCATTTAACTAAACGGTGCCGTTTagtttgcctagctgtttgatcaactggctgaaaATCTTTCAGTCTGTTAGTTAAATGGCTAGGCTGGTAATCGAACGGCtgattaagctagttggctgcgacatgtatattttaataattgaaatttctCTTTCAGACCATGTGCCCAATATGTCTGGACCGCCTTAAAAACATGATATTCCTCTGTGGACATGGGATGTGCCAAATGTGCGGAGATTGCATCACCGTTTGTCCGATTTGCCGAAAACAGGTTGAAAAacgtattttactttattaattacaattagcTTACCTTAACATCAAAAGCACATAGTCGTGTGCAGAATACATAATGTACATGCCCTGAAACTGCGTTAAGACtattaaattccaaataaatacttcaaatattcaatcaaaatcaatCGCTATACACTTtatcattttcattaaaattaaatcagtctAATTGCTCTTTCTGTAAGATTGTGTTTACGCTAAGATGGAATTACTTCGATTtcgtttttatgaataaagttgatttatatgattaagtattaaatgttTCCTATGTTATATTGTATGTTGGTTTGTTAATGTTAAGTCTTTTTTAatgctttatataaataaaatggccGATATAATGCATTTACagcatttattatgttatacaacgtttttcattattcaaaacaaattagtGAACATGGAACAAAATTTACAGAATGtccatgaatattttttatctgcaACTATATTTTCTAACTACTCTACGTCAAATGTCAGTTAAAGCgtttattaaatgtgaatTATGTGACGTTACGGAACttaccaaatttatttttaaatcatttgtattaatatagtatatgtaaGTGCTATAAACAATAGTAATTAGACGCTATAGCCTCCTTATATTTaagatgaaaattaaaataaataaattggtttTGATTATAGTTTATCTGTGATAGAACTTAAATATGACATAACAATATGTccgaaaaataatgttatgagATTTCTTACTTGATTCTATTAGTTAATTGTTAGTGTAGGTTCAAATATCTTTAGGTTATATGACAATATTTACtgttatactaatatatttcatttttatattgtacttaataaaacCATTGCATAACTTAAATGTCTTTATTTTCAACAATTAACAATCCAAGACTAGCCTGTGTAATTAGACGCAAAAGTTTCATCAACCGGTTCCTTTCCAATATCTTTCTGTATAGCCTCTGGTTTAACGATACTATAATCGTAACCCAAGACCCGATCACGAATGACGTCACGTGTTAGGTCTTGCAATTTAAATGATAGTTGCGTATCTCTAGCCATAGAGCTCTCCTTGCAACGTTGGCAATCTTTCAAATATATGGCAGACAGGCCCGCTAACTCTGGCGAGATGGCGCTGTAGATAACCGTACTAGCCCCTTGTTTCTGAAATAATCAACTTATAGCTGACAATAGATGGTACAAATTcgattagattgacaaattttaAGCGTTTAAAAAGGGAGAAATTAGTGGATGgggcttttaaaatttttgcaaTCATCGAGTCTGGTTTACTCACTGTGGTTATATACATAATCGCGGTTGTCTCACTGACTACAGATTGCACATGATggttgtaatttaataaattcgagTTTAAGtccttattaattatcattttacaTATCAATCttaacaactttttttatataaaaaggggAAGAGGCTCAAccaatgttaagtgataacacTTACAGAcacgcaagtgcgttgccggccttttaagaattggtattaAGGCAAATTGGTTCCGGAATACTTCAATGGGCGTTAAGGAACGCTCACTAGTGGAACGAcgcaaaaaatcttttttttaatgttttttttaatatgttatttttgaagGACTAGTCAGGTCAATTCCACATAATATAGCTGAAATTGTACTTAGTAActccaattaaaataaatttaacttaccACATTCTTGGAAAAGGGAAGCATAGCAGTATACAACATCTCATAAACCCACCAGTTTCGGGATAATCTTGTTTTAACAAACGTACCAGGATGTGCAGTTAACACAGAGATATTAGTATTTAGCCAACGATATCCTAAATAGTGCATTGCGAGTAAACAACACAACTTGGATATATTGTAAGCTTTTATCGACGTATACTGTTCCCTGGGCAGGGAAATATCTTCCAGAGTTGGTGATAAGATTTTCTCTATTggccattttatatttctgaattcaaaaaagtgtttttaataaaatcttcatTGGTACTAGCTCGGAGCTTTAAATAGCATTTAGCTAGGTAACCTGATACACCATCTATGGCCGCCGTCTTGCTAGTGTCGTACTGTAGGTTATTAATCTTCTATTTcaaaatggtttaaaaataaagtgacgaactttataaataaaagtttggtattttaaaatgataccTTTGAACCTATGAATGAAATTGATTATGATACATTAACAACTTTTACCCTCGAATGAAGAATGGCAGACAAATttctgtgtttattttattaccttaaTAAGCATTTTCGGCGTCCGCCTGTCTACCAACCCGAAACTAATTTGTCGAAAATTTAACTAAGGGCCATTGTATCTACGTATAAACTATAAAGGTAAGGTTTTTCTCATTGGCTTCCAACCTATGGGATTCCGCACCAGTAAAAACGACTCTTGCGTCCGGTGCCAGGATGCCCTCCAACGTCATGATAAGGAAAAACTGCGCCAAATAGTTCACTTGAAATGTCGTTTCCAAGCCATCTTCGGTAAGTGTCCACGGTAAACCAAATGTGGCCGCGTTTAAGATGACTATGTCaagttttctattaaaagtatgttatataatatgattagCTTTATTCAATGTCAGAATAGATAGGGAAGAAATATAGCAAAATAAACTTTGTAATGCAAAAGACCTAAATCTTACTACACTCATTTAACTAAAGCATTCATCGCTTTCTGTCTTGTCTTTATGCTGTGAAAAAATTAtgagattaaatataaaaattatatttcttaaaatgccAGCAATCcttcaaataatgttttaaaacaagtaGTTTTTCTAGCTGGCAATGCCTACCCAACGCCAATCCATAGATGGGAGCGTTGAGTGTAATTGGTCATATGGACCCTAAGAcacttgtttaaaataagaatatatttttttagcctATCACATATTTTCATTTGGTCCAGGTTACGGCATCTTGCCCTCTGAATATTACttacttttcatttttaaGAATCATATCGGAGCATTTTTTAACTGATGCTAAAGAGGCGAGATTTAGTTCGTACAGcttgatattttcttttttttcgcACACATTTTTCGCTACGACGCTCGCTTCATACGAGTTTCGACATGCCATCAACAGTTTACAATCGTGTGCATTCAGGCACCTCGTTACTTCTAATCCAATGCCGCTATTGGCGCCAGtaattaaacatgttttatttgacAAATCCACATCTTTTATCacctataatacaaaaatacattatgaCGCATTCAACCTTATGTCAAAGTAGAGAGTTATCCCTCTTGCTAAAATgcagttatgtttttttttaatacattcgGAGgaccaattaaaataaacctcAAACAAGCAAGTAAGCATTCAtggaatatttatacaaaattttaaatatataaaatagtatggGAAAATTATATTCCGACTTCGTTACAACAGATtttctattacattttaaacatactTCTTCAGCGGTAGGTCCGAGTATTCTTACAAACTCAAGGTTCTTAAGCCTGCTTCCAACCCACTCTTGCAACTTATTGTACttcaatttattaagaacTCTATCGGATCCGTAAAATGTACTATATCGTCTGAAAACAAACGAAGCccggaaaaaaattataaaatcataataatcatttcgttacaaaataaaaaagcggAATGCTAAATTCCACATATctacatataaatttcaaataaagaaaaaataattccgTAAAAACAACATTTCATCATTAGGCGTATGCGTatgatgtatataatatgtcggTAGTGTACATTTCagaacaaaaacaattaattaaacaatcacAGGATTcaatcttaaaaattaaacttcttTTGACTTACACAAATAAGGTCTTAAAAATCATCTTATATTTTGCGTGGAAACTTAAGTAAAACGTatcctatttttataaaaacagttataaataataaattccgCGATGTAGTCGACCTTCACATCAGctcaaatttgtttttcataatgATTTGAACTTgtcacacatttttattagtgtctttaaaaaaataataaggtcCACTTAAAAGAGGCTAAACTTTGTGAATACGCAAAAAGTCAACATACGGTCCACTTTTTGCGCGCATATGTATATTACAGCGAGAGAGTGCCTGAACATAAGACAgtttactgtattttttttaggattAGTAGTATCTTTTAAACATTAGGTATGTTAAAAAGCTcgtgtttatttttgaattgtattGGCGTTAGCGGGTCACGCCTGTCGAAAAATGATTTTGTCTCGAGCCCAACTTCAAGCCAGATTCATTACAAAACGTTTATTGTGTTGTAACTTCGTAATTCGATCATATTTCTCAAAGTATTTTTTCGATCTCATATAATACccacagataaaaaaattatgttgtaTTATATGGACGTTGTCAACGGAGGTCCGTGGACTGTAGACGGACTATGGTTCTATACTCTATCTACGCCGTGGACGAATTCCATATGTCAATTATCAAGACTCAAATAATATGAGACGTCAAGTTTGGAGTTGCtgtcaaaatgtttaattattaacttggATTGAGTTGATGTTTGTTGTGATAACTaagttacttatatttataataaagtatatgttGATAATAAAGAAGTTAGAAACGTGTAGTTTTGTCATTCAAATTTGAATGAAttagcaattatttatttaaataaataagcgcttttaagttaaattatttgtacaaaaaatattgtaggaTTTAGCCGTAGCTCTTAGGACCGTAacaaaacagatttttttttaattctctaTCGATTATCGAATGGAACAACCTGAGctcttgaaaatataatttacgccAAAATGGACAAGCGTAGCAAAAGGCATTATTCTTCATCAGATTCTGATAGTGTAGAAGAAAGTCGCTTGAAGGATTTGAAAGAAAGAGATGAATTTGCTACAAGGTTAAGAAAACGAGATGAagagaaagtaaaaaaagttaCTGAGAGTTCAAGTAAGAGGTCATATGAGGAAGCAGCAAAGCGACTTAAATTAGAAGCTGAAGATAGAGATAAGCTATTGCCAAAGCTTCGTATTCAGTCCCGtagaaaatatttgcaaaaaagGAAAGATGATAAAGTTGTTGAGCTTGAAGATGACATTGCTGATGATGAATATCTTTTCGAAGAAACTATgtaagtataaatttaatcagtttttaataaagcaataaccaattacatatatgacaggtataattttttatcagttttgaaattattgtttgttaaaatttaaaatgttaatattaatttaattaataaccttttatttgattacagTTTAACTGAaagagaaaagaaagaaagggaacataaaaaaactattttaaaattggcaAAAGAACATGAGAAAGCCAGAGAATTGGAGAACATTCAAAGGTATCATATGCCTCAAGACCTGGGTAAAGGAGAAAAAggtaaatattcaatatttgtctattatttatgtaatgttaaggtaacattttaaaataattattataatttttaggtgAATATATTGAAGTTGATGAAAATGAAAAGCTACCACATGCAGAACAAAGAAAATGGGAACAAGAACAAATTAAATCAGCATTCTTTAAATTTGGTGCAAAAGATTCCAAAGCACAAGATGAATATGAGTTGCTTCTGGATGAACAAATTGATTTCATACAAGCACTTCAACTTGAAGGCAATAAAGAGAAAAAGGAAGCAGAGGAAGTAtcagaatacaaaaaattaaggaTGACTAtagaagaaacaaaaaaatccttACCTGTTTTCCCTTTTCGTAATTCTCTCATAGAggctataaaaaattatcagaTTTTGATTGTAGAGGGTGAAACTGGTTCTGGTAAAACAACACAAATACCTCAATATCTTCATGAGGCTGGCTTCACTAACGAAGGCAAAAAAATTGGCTGTACACAACCAAGAAGGGTTGCTGCAATGTCTGTAGCTGCTAGGGTAGCTCAAGAAATGAATGTTAAACTTGGAAATGAAGTTGGTTACAGCATTAGATTTGAGGATTGCACATCAGATAgaacagtaataaaatacatgacaGATGGAACATTGCATAGAGAATTTCTTTCTGAACCAGACCTTGCTTCATACAGTGTTATGATAATTGATGAAGCACATGAACGCACCTTACAtactgatattttatttggactAGTAAAAGATATAACTAGATTCAGGCCTGATTTAAAGCTGCTTATATCCAGTGCCACACTCGATGCTGAGAAATTTTCAAGCTTCTTTGATGAAGCACCCATATTTAGAATACCTGGTAGAAGGTTTCCcgttgatatttattatacaaaggCCCCAGAAGCAGATTACATAGATGCTTGTGTTGTATCAGTGTTACAGATACATGCTACGCAGCCACTAGGTGATATTCTTGTATTTCTCACTGGACAGGAGGAGATTGAGACTTGTGTTGAAATGTTGCAAGAGAGGACTAAGCGTCTTGGAAAGAAATTGAAAGAACTTGTAATATTACCTGTATATGCGAATCTTCCAAGTGATATGcaagcaaaaatatttgagCCCACACCTGAAGGAGCCAGAAAGGTAGTTTTGGCTACAAATATCGCCGAAACATCCCTTactatagataatattatttatgttattgatCCTGGCTTTGCAAagcaaaataactttaattcaaAAACTGGAATGGAGAGCCTTATGGTTGTGCCAATTTCTAAAGCATCTGCAAATCAGAGAGCAGGAAGGGCTGGTAGAGTAGCACCTGGAAAGTGTTTTAGATTGTACACTGCTTGGGCTTATAAATATGAGCTAGAAGATAACACGGTTCCTGAAATTCAGAGAATTAATTTA
This DNA window, taken from Pieris rapae chromosome 16, ilPieRapa1.1, whole genome shotgun sequence, encodes the following:
- the LOC110999664 gene encoding WW domain-containing oxidoreductase-like, whose product is MIFKTLFVRYSTFYGSDRVLNKLKYNKLQEWVGSRLKNLEFVRILGPTAEEVIKDVDLSNKTCLITGANSGIGLEVTRCLNAHDCKLLMACRNSYEASVVAKNVCEKKENIKLYELNLASLASVKKCSDMILKNEKKLDIVILNAATFGLPWTLTEDGLETTFQVNYLAQFFLIMTLEGILAPDARVVFTGAESHRNIKWPIEKILSPTLEDISLPREQYTSIKAYNISKLCCLLAMHYLGYRWLNTNISVLTAHPGTFVKTRLSRNWWVYEMLYTAMLPFSKNVKQGASTVIYSAISPELAGLSAIYLKDCQRCKESSMARDTQLSFKLQDLTRDVIRDRVLGYDYSIVKPEAIQKDIGKEPVDETFASNYTG
- the LOC110999650 gene encoding pre-mRNA-splicing factor ATP-dependent RNA helicase DHX16; amino-acid sequence: MDKRSKRHYSSSDSDSVEESRLKDLKERDEFATRLRKRDEEKVKKVTESSSKRSYEEAAKRLKLEAEDRDKLLPKLRIQSRRKYLQKRKDDKVVELEDDIADDEYLFEETILTEREKKEREHKKTILKLAKEHEKARELENIQRYHMPQDLGKGEKGEYIEVDENEKLPHAEQRKWEQEQIKSAFFKFGAKDSKAQDEYELLLDEQIDFIQALQLEGNKEKKEAEEVSEYKKLRMTIEETKKSLPVFPFRNSLIEAIKNYQILIVEGETGSGKTTQIPQYLHEAGFTNEGKKIGCTQPRRVAAMSVAARVAQEMNVKLGNEVGYSIRFEDCTSDRTVIKYMTDGTLHREFLSEPDLASYSVMIIDEAHERTLHTDILFGLVKDITRFRPDLKLLISSATLDAEKFSSFFDEAPIFRIPGRRFPVDIYYTKAPEADYIDACVVSVLQIHATQPLGDILVFLTGQEEIETCVEMLQERTKRLGKKLKELVILPVYANLPSDMQAKIFEPTPEGARKVVLATNIAETSLTIDNIIYVIDPGFAKQNNFNSKTGMESLMVVPISKASANQRAGRAGRVAPGKCFRLYTAWAYKYELEDNTVPEIQRINLGNAVLTLKALGINDLIHFDFLDPPPHETLVLALEQLYALGALNHHGELTKAGRRMAEFPTDPMLAKMLLASEKYKCSEEIVTIAAMLSVNSSVFYRPKDKIIHADTARKNFFHPSGDHLTLMNVYNQWVESDFSVQWCYENFIQYRSMKRARDVREQLAGLMDRVEIEMVSSITEDMNIRKAITAGYFYHIAKFSKGGHYKTVKHNQTVMIHPNSALFEELPRWVIYHELVFTSKEFMRQVTEIESKWLLDVAPHYYKAKELEDSTNKKMPKTIGKASKT